In Strongyloides ratti genome assembly S_ratti_ED321, scaffold srae_chrx_scaffold0000002, a single window of DNA contains:
- a CDS encoding Myotubularin-related protein 5: MKDTCRLADYFVIISYDELLLDYSTEDNFRGIERRFPDFDWPDVQYPSGLENFSLPFSRNYTIEKTKPTFFVCTLTDVMGNSQYACCLVTQEKLKDNKLSQILNINLSKQSTLLLKPKIYVVLSRIPNFDFFRNFLNHIYKGLCENSINIEQTIAALLSDNIVHFGKQSNLKLSLGGIDLSFRVPKSLSWPDTGKRIYTFISNLGTIHNVLEVFINVLNEKRIIFHSKSLNRLSDACFALKTLLYPFNYSYPYIPVLPKVALTVLESPTPYIVGLHSSLIEHVIDIQDYCLVNLDDGQIITDMTTSNKQIPEPYYTKLKLMLEFTWSPTLQYADDALQEAVPQLIGPKGLEIKIRACFLKFFLDILYGYRSCLQLSRFYDTPLVTFHKTAFLGIRQLDDSKFMHDLVVSPMFQRFINERGIPYRVIDLFDILLTEIQAPSKNEIINNEILLKELNCIYLKLSTHGFEELSSSYASLVTCPYFKKEVYDTIEINDDILNKEISKNLEHQKKRELYHSDYSHKELVPQKCELKIFDETKDANSRKLEVLKICLQYIFDDKLSEARKLMCTVELSLRSISTRVSLCQLLWINLQPINKATMTSQQFDLIMKLLNVALKYEGNDDEHGIAYAILYLGNIYCRKLSSGIHQFAYTCLQNHDVWKNQKFWEIAFFHDVHQQLRRFYISKEMETTVNPPDNLKYDETEFACPFSLHNCLDTWNLFEKPTAMDVMASRIKRNLKLTDIEIEKLKNEEEAIIYGQAKHYINLMTYMIVPLNISQQEKLCKNEKIIHNDNDNSEGIESTISTYSSTESIYQNKDTNESHIIKWITCMIDRICSMVNLPQSNIDKLEQDIPSFVALHIENLEQVYNESKRITTSLEMKSFEPTLLKNEVKLSDGLRIYLFNDHRFFSSSFDFKNNTFDDNLIALPADGGLFLTNYRIIFKGYSCNPLRYGEVVECCIPIMSISSEKILTEESIYNEAINSNIPPKIANKLHTGIVITSNSFNIIRIAFQESEGKEIVDRFLQKLNNIRWNIETIKSLFAYQSVIQYIIQENKNTNSKTKLNNFKHLRKNIVKGTRKIAGLEKRKPSIQSTLHSERSSSTSLTEKNFFIGRGNLPSTSVFNDSYNENGEFNSTIREQFKSYFDMADYGILYHYIKDYERLFSNNISRSFEISFFNSNYEITKSYPAFFCIPSNFSGYTISKVAKNFKSNRFPVITWKNQKGVFLARGSNITSFNVVSKIAKSSNFFSNVLNSKNRAIDTNGHVIIEGNDDDIESRHSGQSFSTLTSTSNTSSIDALFDYFHTLMKMSYCGQSDTSNATLPSYLSNTSNELISSSNQLNTSVKTVKHSKGIMGYANFTKHATNFIKMSTGKKTSSKNLLNDKVPSIINGQTIKNSQTSSPSHLNKMQYFNGDNTCTLVPFKHSFFILGERQQSKVFKLHKNFEFFSINYPTTHDVKLSFKKFLKIMTQSQNGSSNIQCTNTISSTTNLSDTLYNLHLNYLSKINDSEWLNHISNLINISSSISELINECNISIALCIEDGSDATSQISSIVQVLLDPFYRTFEGFRLLIEKEWLSLGHRFSYRLNHSASSRQSGVAPMFLLFLDVLHQLLIQFPTAFEMNDYYFSFLAYHSMSGYFPNFLLDSEFERISIEEKIPEHNLENEIYDRSIWKYIESIINDSSKFHNIVFDKTFHDVLKPFEKIENLDIWSFYQEHHINHGLQ; encoded by the exons GAAAAT ttTTCTCTCCCATTTTCTCGAAATTATACAATTGAAAAGACTAAACCAACTTTTTTTGTCTGTACTTTGACTGATGTAATGGGAAATAGTCAATATGCATGTTGTCTTGTAACACAAGAAAAactaaaagataataaattgtcacaaatattaaatataaatttatcaaaacaaAGTACATTGTTATTAAAGCCAAAAATTTATGTCGTATTATCAAGAATAcctaattttgatttttttaga aattttttaaatcatatatataaaggaTTATGTGAAAATTCAATTAATATAGAACAAACAATTGCAGCATTATTATCAGATAATATTGTTCATTTTGGGAAAcaatcaaatttaaaattatcattaggTGGAATTGATTTATCTTTTCGTGTTCCAAAATCTTTATCATGGCCTGATACTGGAAAAcgtatatatacatttatatcaaatttagGTACAATTCACAATGTTTTAgaagtttttattaatgtattaaatgaaaaacgTATTATATTTCATTCTAAGTCTTTGAACAGATTAAGTGATGCATGTTTTGCATTAAAAACATTGTTATATCCATTTAACTATAGTTATCCATATATACCTGTTTTACCAAAAGTTGCATTAACAGTACTTGAAAGTCCAACACCATACATTGTTGGATTACATTCATCTTTAATTGAACATGTAATTGATATTCAAGATTATTGTCTAGTTAATTTAGATGATGGTCAAATTATTACGGATATGACAACATCAAATAAACAAATTCCTGAACCATATTATACTAAATTAAAACTAATGTTAGAATTTACATGGTCACCAACATTACAGTATGCAGATGATGCCCTTCAAGAAGCTGTACCACAATTAATAGGACCAAAAGGattagaaattaaaatacgtgcttgttttttaaaattttttcttgatATATTATATGGTTATAGAAGCTGTTTACAATTATCAAGATTTTATGATACACCATTAGTTACTTTTCATAAAACAGCATTTCTTGGAATAAGACAATTAGATGATTCTAAATTTATGCATGATTTAGTAGTATCACCGATGTTTCAaagatttattaatgaaagaGGAATTCCTTATAGAGTAATAGATTTATTTGACATACTTTTAACTGAAATTCAAGCACCatcaaaaaatgaaattataaataatgaaatattactGAAAGAATTAAATTGTATCTATCTTAAATTATCAACACATGGTTTTGAAGAATTATCTTCTTCATATGCATCATTAGTAACTTGtccttattttaaaaaagaagtttATGACACTATTGAAATAAAcgatgatattttaaataaagaaatatcaaaaaatttagaacATCAAAAAAAACGCGAATTATATCATAGTGACTATAGTCATAAAGAATTAGTACCTCAAAAGtgtgaattaaaaatttttgatgaaACTAAAGATGCAAATTCGAGAAAATTagaagtattaaaaatatgtttacaatatatatttgatgaTAAATTATCTGAAGCTAGAAAATTAATGTGTACAGTTGAATTATCTTTACGAAGTATTTCTACAAGAGTATCATTATGTCAATTATTATGGATAAATTTACAACCTATTAATAAAGCTACAATGACATCACAACAATTTGATTTAATAATGAAACTTTTAAATGTAGCCTTAAAATATGAAGGAAATGATGATGAACATGGTATTGCTTATgccattttatatttaggaaatatttattgtagaAAATTATCATCAGGTATTCATCAATTTGCCTACACTTGTTTACAAAACCATGATGTTTGGAAGAATCAAAAATTTTGGGAAATTGCATTTTTTCATGATGTTCATCAACAATTAAGAagattttatatatctaaaGAAATGGAAACAACTGTTAATCCTcctgataatttaaaatatgatgaAACTGAATTTGCATGTCCGTTTTCATTACATAACTGTTTAGATACATGGAATCTTTTTGAAAAACCTACAGCAATGGATGTAATGGCAAGTAGAATTAAACGTAATTTAAAGCTTACAGATatagaaattgaaaaattaaaaaatgaggAGGAGGCAATAATTTACGGGCAGGcaaaacattatataaatttaatgacaTACATGATAGTTCCATTAAATATATCGCAACAAGAAAAATTGtgtaaaaatgaaaaaataattcataatgataatgataatagTGAAGGAATTGAAAGTACAATAAGTACTTATTCAAGTACTGAAagtatttatcaaaataaagataCTAATGAAAgtcatataataaaatggaTTACATGTATGATTGATAGAATTTGTTCTATGGTTAACTTACCACAATCAAATATAGATAAACTTGAGCAAGATATTCCATCATTTGTTGCATTacatattgaaaatttagaACAAGTTTATAATGAAAGTAAAAGAATAACTACATCATTAGAAATGAAAAGTTTTGAACCTACATTATTAAAGAATGAGGTAAAATTAAGTGATGGACTTAGAATATACTTATTTAATGATCATcgatttttttcatcatcttttgactttaaaaataatacttttgaCGATAACTTAATCGCATTACCTGCAGATGGTGGtctatttttaactaattatcgtattatttttaaaggtTATAGTTGTAATCCGCTTAGATATGGTGAAGTTGTTGAATGTTGTATTCCAATAATGTCAATTTCAAgtgaaaaaatattgacaGAAGAAAGTATTTATAATGAAGCAATCAATTCTAATATTCCACCAAAAATAGCAAATAAACTTCATACAGGAATAGTTATAACatcaaattcttttaatattattagaataGCTTTTCAGGAAAGTGAAGGAAAAGAAATTGTTGATAGatttcttcaaaaattaaataatattagatGGAATATTGAAACaattaaatcattatttGCTTATCAATCAGTTATTCAATATATTAtacaagaaaataaaaatactaatagtaaaacaaaattaaataattttaaacatttacgaaaaaatattgttaaaggAACTAGAAAAATTGCTGGTTTAGAAAAACGTAAACCAAGTATACAAAGTACACTTCATAGTGAACGATCATCATCAACTAGTTTaacagaaaaaaatttttttattggtaGAGGAAATCTTCCATCAACTAGTGTATTTAATGATAGTTATAATGAAAATGGTGAATTTAATTCTACAATAAGAGaacaatttaaaagttattttgaTATGGCAGATTATGgaatattatatcattatattaaagATTATGAAAgacttttttcaaataacATTTCTCGAAGTTTTgaaattagtttttttaattctaattATGAAATAACTAAAAGTTATCCTGCATTTTTTTGTATTCCTTCTAATTTTTCAGGATATACAATATCAAAAGTtgctaaaaattttaaatcaaatagATTTCCTGTTATTACATGGAAAAATCAAAAAGGTGTATTTTTAGCTAGAGGTTCAAATATTACATCTTTTAATGTTGTTTCTAAAATAGCAAAAagttctaatttttttagtaatgttttaaattcaaaaaatcgTGCTATTGATACAAATGGTCATGTGATAATTGAAGGAAATGACGATGATATAGAATCAAGGCATTCAGGACAATCTTTTTCAACTTTAACATCTACTTCCAATACTTCGAGTATAGATGCtttatttgattattttcATACACTTATGAAAATGTCATATTGTGGTCAATCAGATACATCAAATGCAACATTACCTTCTTATCTTTCAAATACTTCAAATGAATTGATATCATCTTCAAATCAATTAAATACATCTGTTAAAACTGTTAAACATTCAAAAGGTATTATGGGTTACGcaaattttacaaaacatgcaacaaattttattaaaatgtcaacaggaaaaaaaacaagtagtaaaaatttattaaatgataaagttccatcaattataaatggtcaaactattaaaaattcacAAACATCTTCACCTAgtcatttaaataaaatgcaATATTTTAATGGAGATAACACTTGTACATTGGTTCCATTTaaacattcattttttatattaggTGAACGTCAGCAAtctaaagtttttaaattacataaaaattttgaattcTTTTCAATTAATTACCCAACTACTCATGACGTCAagttatcttttaaaaaatttttaaagattatgACACAAAGTCAAAATGGGAGTAGTAATATTCAATGCACAAATACAATTTCTAGTACAACAAATTTATCTGATACACTTtataatttacatttaaattatttatcaaaaattaatgattctGAATGGTTGAATcatatatcaaatttaattaatatatcatcAAGCATCTCTGAATTGATAAATGAATGTAATATATCTATTGCTTTATGTATAGAAGATGGTAGTGATGCAACATCACAAATATCATCTATCGTTCAAGTACTATTAGATCCATTTTATAGAACATTTGAAGGTTTTAGATTACTTATTGAAAAAGAATGGTTATCACTAGGTCATAGATTTTCATATCGTTTAAATCATAGTGCTTCATCAAGACAAAGTGGTGTTGCAccaatgtttttattattcttagATGTTCTCCATCAATTATTAATTCAATTTCCAACAGCATTTGAAATGAATGACtattattttagttttttgGCTTATCATTCTATGTCAGGATACTTTCCaaactttttattagatTCAGAATTTGAAAGAATATCTATTGAAGAGAAGATACCTGAacataatttagaaaatgaaatatatgaTAGGTCTATTTGGAAGTATATAGaaagtataataaatgattCATCAAAATTccataatattgtttttgatAAAACATTTCATGATGTATTAAAAccatttgaaaaaattgaaaactTAGATATTTGGTCATTCTACCAGGAACATCATATAAATCACGGTTTACAATGA
- a CDS encoding Myotubularin-like phosphatase domain-containing protein, producing MELVEIIEKPRVSNVFLKEGPRRPQIGSVALIGHHFIFIPSECRKKEKKYILPEDDELWLLHRAIDKVEIKKFKYRKNNGPIEIGGYLYLKCKNFLIVVFQFFNYDDCASIGRNIETLSNITGFTLDYPFYYQCPFKPLDNGWTSFSVDEQYAKLILQNGQRWRISSVNENYTVCPTYPEKIIVPVGNGDDYIKISATFRAECRFPILAYYHPSTNASIIRCGQPLVGPTNRRCKEDEVIVNSFLAPNQKGIIYDTRPKTITFFAQGLGGGTESKSNYPRWRYVNGKLPKIKEIHDALTKTINLCNNTNIGIDKWFKQLRSARWLEIVLESLTAAATVAQIVDCECMPVMVHGGDGLDTTLLVTSVAILLLDTDSRTIRGFEALIEHEWIMAGHPFSIRCAHSAYNTGNITGKYESPVFLLFLDCVWQIMRQYPASFEFNEDFLLVIFEHAYASEFGSFLGNCEREKKINRVKELTTSLWSYINHPDILVNYVSPSYEPNTETLWPSVAPQVIVFWDRLFKRWRLDWKQIDQIQQIVKKVKNTKLALNCEKNDNLNNA from the exons ATGGAACTTGTtgaaataattgaaaaaccACGAGTAagtaatgtatttttaaaagaaggCCCAAGAAGACCACAAATAGGATCTGTTGCATTAATAGGacatcattttatttttattcctAGTGAATGTCgtaagaaagaaaaaaaatatattttaccaGAAGATGATGAATTATGGTTACTTCATCGTGCTATTGATAAAGttgagataaaaaaatttaaatatcgTAAAAATAATGGTCCTATAGAGATCGGTggttatttatatttaaaatgtaaaaattttcttattgttgtttttcaattttttaactatgaTGATTGTGCATCTATTGGAAGAAATATTGAAACATTATCTAACATTACAGGATTTACATTAGATTATccattttattatcaatgcCCTTTTAAACCACTTGATAATGGTTGGACATCATTTTCTGTTGATGAACAATATGCAAAATTAATACTTCAAAATGGACAAAGATGGCGAATTAGTTCtgttaatgaaaattatacAGTTTGCCCAACATATcctgaaaaaattatagttcCAGTTGGTAATGGTGatgattatattaaaatttcagCAACATTTCGTGCTGAATGTCGATTTCCAATATTAGCATATTATCATCCATCAACAAATGCTTCTATTATTAGATGTGGTCAACCATTAGTTGGACCAACAAATAGACGATGTAAAGAGGATGAGGTTATTGTTAATTCATTTCTTGCACCAAACCAAAAAGGTATTATATATGATACAAGACCTAAAACGATAACATTTTTTGCACAAGGTCTCGGGGGAGGAACAGAATCAAAATCTAATTATCCACGATGGAGATATGTGAATGGAAAATTaccaaaaataaaagaaattcatGATGCATTAACAAAAACTATTAATT TATGTAATAATACTAACATAGGAATAGATAAATGGTTTAAACAACTTCGTTCAGCAAGATGGTTAGAGATTGTATTAGAAAGTCTTACAGCTGCGGCAACTGTTGCTCAAATAGTAGACTGTGAATGCATGCCTGTTATGGTACATGGTGGTGATGGTTTAGATACAACACTTTTAGTTACCTCAGTcgcaatattattattagatacTGATTCTAGAACAATAAGAGGATTTGAAGCATTAATAGAACATGAATGGATTATGGCTGGGCATCCATTTTCAATACGATGTGCTCATTCAGCATATAATACTGGAAATATTACAGGAAAATATGAATCACCTGtatttttgttattcttAGATTGTGTATGGCAAATAATGAGACAATATCCTGCATCATTTGAATTTAATGAAGATTTTTTACTTGTTATATTTGAACATGCTTATGCCTCTGAATTTGGTTCCTTTTTAGGTAATTGtgaaagagaaaaaaaaataaatagagtTAAAGAATTAACAACTTCATTATGGAGTTATATTAATCATCCTGATATATTAGTAAATTATGTTTCTCCATCTTATGAACCTAATACTGAAACATTATGGCCTTCTGTTGCACCACAAGTAATTGTTTTTTGGGAccgtttatttaaaagatggCGACTTGATTGGAAACAAATTGATCAAATACAacaaatagttaaaaaagttaaaaacaCAAAATTAGCATTAAATtgtgaaaaaaatgataatttaaataatgcaTAA
- a CDS encoding Segment polarity protein dishevelled, with protein MVNKIYYYLDDNTPYVSEFDKPLDEITLGDFKRHFKRKGYRYFYKKEDDDIQKPVKVELFDDTTILCPSGKGPIELFLIPCTENEPMPIQDMSHATLTRKNVHRFSGYGSDYWKKSYKPHPDIQGTYLSSITDIDNSGGQRVSMVTTDYDTSIVYNKLGRKLPVDQYTTDSEFTFQSEDDDNYRKKRQHKGEYRERKPRQNKRKIKTESVVSPTLNTDHSFLGMKVVGNDGGIFVSDIDRGGAADFCENLEIGDQIIQIDNKSFEDLTEEEAVNLLKYCVKKKKNIKMYISKRKKSFGNDTTNFFGLDSTTLPIDISCWVETAIQRQMRGMDRTYIEKDIEDYNQTFQQENIPPSINDFSCINTSINDENSTSQLTCFMDPSIIIHRMIMPNNGIEIKDRVWLKITVPSCIIGKDLVCWLKKNVRGLENKKKSYSYAAWLLHQGHIRHMIGQRKFTEQSYYIFNEYYAKRIDINEMIKSKNESNTDITYCRTSSSNTQGKNENDFKNCHSRNNFSSAITNTSDSKEKTINSSNSETKKLGKCSTEIPVNNDYASMLDMDETDNTFHDNLYQVVPDYKTNVDHIDKQQHLVSSSYEGTKFKV; from the exons ATGGTTAATAaa atttattattatcttgaTGATAATACTCCTTATGTATCAGAATTTGATAAACCACTGGATGAGATTACATTAGGTGATTTCAAAAGACATTTTAAACGTAAAGGCTAccgttatttttataaaaaagaagacGATGATATTCAAAA acCAGTTAAAGTTGAATTATTTGATGATACAACTATATTATGCCCTTCTGGTAAAGGTCCAATTGAATTATTTCTTATACCATGTACAGAAAATGAACCTATGCCAATTCAGGATATGAGTCATGCAACATTAACAAGAAAAAATGTTCATAGATTTTCTGGTTATGGTAGTGATTACTGGAAAAAGTCATATAAACCACATCCAGATATACAAGGGACATACTTATCATCAATAACTGATATTGATAATTCTGGTGGTCAAAGAGTATCTATGGTTACAACAGATTATGATACTTCaattgtatataataaattaggTAGAAAACTTCCTGTTGATCAATATACAACTGATAGTGAATTTACTTTTCAATCTGAGGATGATGataattatagaaaaaaaagacaacATAAGGGTGAATATCGTGAAAGAAAACCAAGgcaaaataaaagaaaaataaaaactgaATCAGTTGTTTCACCAACATTAAATA CTGATCATTCATTTCTTGGAATGAAAGTTGTTGGAAATGATGGTGGTATATTTGTAAGTGACATTGATAGAGGTGGTGCAGCAGATTTTTGtgaaaatttagaaattGGTGACCAAATTATacaaattgataataaatcatttgaAGATTTAACTGAAGAAGAAGctgtaaatttattaaaatattgtgttaaaaaaaagaaaaatattaaaatgtatatatcaaagagaaaaaaaagttttggaAATGATACAACTAACTTTTTTGGTCTTGATTCAACAACATTACCAATTGATATATCATGTTGGGTAGAAACAGCTATCCAACGACAAATGAGAGGTATGGATAGAAcatatattgaaaaagataTTGAAGATTATAATCAAACTTTTCAACAAGAAAATATTCCACCAtcaataaatgatttttcatGTATAAATACATCAATAAATGATGAAAATTCAACATCACAATTAACATGTTTTATGGATCCATCAATAATTATTCATCGAATGATAATGCCAAATAATGGTATTGAAATTAAAGATAGAGTTTGGTTAAAAATAACTGTTCCATCATGTATTATTGGTAAAGATCTAGTTTGttggttaaaaaaaaatgttcgtggattagaaaataaaaaaaaatcatattcaTATGCTGCTTGGTTATTGCATCAAGGACATATTAGACATATGATAGGCCAAAGAAAATTCACAGAACAAagttattacatttttaatgaGTACTATGCAAAACGTATAGACATAAATGAAATGATTAAAAGTAAGAATGAGTCTAATACGGACATAACATATTGTCGGACATCATCTAGTAATACACAAGggaaaaatgaaaatgactttaaaaattgtcaTAGTCGCAATAACTTTTCTTCTGCCATCACAAATACAAGTGActcaaaagaaaaaactattaattcatcaaattcagaaacaaaaaaattaggAAAATGCTCAACTGAAATACCAGTc aATAATGATTATGCTTCAATGCTCGATATGGATGAGACAGATAATACTTTTCATGACAATTTGTATCAAGTTGTCCCAgattataaaacaaatgtAGATCATATTGATAAACAGCAACACCTAGTTTCATCCTCATATGAAGgaacaaaatttaaagtttaa